From the Serratia nematodiphila DZ0503SBS1 genome, one window contains:
- a CDS encoding helix-turn-helix domain-containing protein: protein MQELAGHLAHTLRTLRAQRGWSLTQAAEFTGVSKAMLGQIERGESSPTVATLWKIATGFNVAFSAFLEASPAQQQATLHRYGDLPVYDQDNADMRVVPLFPYDRQLGFDMFVIDLAPGAFSESSPHEPGVIEHVIVISGRLELAIDGAWHSLAAGEAMRFQADRPHAYRNAGSQTVRIHDLIHYPQS from the coding sequence ATGCAGGAACTTGCCGGCCATTTGGCGCACACCCTTCGCACGCTGCGCGCACAGCGCGGCTGGAGCCTGACGCAGGCGGCGGAATTCACCGGCGTCAGCAAGGCGATGCTCGGGCAGATTGAACGCGGCGAGTCCAGCCCGACGGTGGCGACGCTGTGGAAGATCGCCACCGGTTTCAACGTGGCGTTTTCCGCCTTTCTTGAGGCCTCACCCGCGCAGCAGCAGGCGACGTTGCACCGCTATGGCGATCTGCCGGTGTACGATCAGGACAACGCCGACATGCGCGTGGTGCCGCTGTTTCCCTACGATCGCCAGCTGGGTTTCGATATGTTCGTCATCGATCTCGCGCCGGGTGCGTTCAGCGAATCGTCGCCGCATGAGCCGGGCGTGATCGAGCATGTGATCGTGATCAGCGGCCGGTTGGAATTGGCGATAGACGGCGCGTGGCACAGCCTGGCGGCCGGCGAGGCGATGCGCTTTCAGGCAGATCGGCCGCATGCCTACCGCAACGCCGGTTCACAAACGGTGCGTATCCACGATCTGATCCACTATCCTCAATCCTGA
- a CDS encoding benzoate/H(+) symporter BenE family transporter: MRPAVTLRHLTLPAVMAGFVAVLVGYTSSAAIIFQAAAAAGATPAQIGGWLSTLGIAMGVTSLGLSLYHRTPILTAWSTPGAALLVTSLPGTPINEAIGVFIFASGLILLCGITGLFARLMDYIPQAISAAMLAGILLRFGLDAFASLQLNFLLSAGMGLTYLLSRRYLPRYAIVLTLAIGLAIATLQGDIQLTQQTPAFAVPEFIAPHFSWPTLLGIGVPFFVVTMASQNAPGIATLQAAGYRVPTSPLIAWTALTALLLAPFGGFSVCIAAITAAICMGPDVHPDPQRRYMGAVAAGGFYLLAGLFGGAIGLLFSALPVALIHTIAGLALLGTIGGSLQRALHDEKQRDAALIAFLITASGVTLLGIGSAFWGIVGGAIAHLLLSLPRRTSEA; this comes from the coding sequence ATGCGCCCTGCCGTCACCCTGCGTCATCTGACCCTGCCCGCCGTCATGGCCGGCTTTGTCGCCGTTCTGGTTGGTTACACCAGCTCTGCCGCCATCATTTTCCAGGCCGCCGCCGCCGCAGGCGCTACGCCGGCGCAGATCGGCGGCTGGCTGAGCACGCTTGGGATCGCAATGGGCGTCACTTCCCTCGGGCTGTCGCTTTACCATCGCACCCCGATCCTCACCGCCTGGTCGACGCCCGGCGCGGCGCTGCTGGTCACCAGCCTGCCCGGCACGCCGATCAACGAGGCGATCGGGGTGTTTATCTTCGCTTCCGGTCTGATCCTGCTCTGCGGCATCACCGGGCTGTTCGCTCGCCTGATGGATTATATTCCGCAGGCGATTTCCGCCGCGATGCTGGCGGGGATCCTGCTGCGTTTCGGGCTGGACGCCTTCGCTTCGCTGCAGCTCAATTTCCTCCTCAGCGCCGGTATGGGGCTGACCTATCTGCTCAGCCGCCGTTACCTGCCGCGCTACGCCATCGTATTGACGCTGGCGATTGGGCTGGCGATCGCCACGCTGCAGGGCGATATCCAACTGACGCAACAGACGCCGGCGTTCGCCGTGCCGGAATTTATCGCGCCGCATTTCAGCTGGCCGACGCTGCTCGGCATCGGCGTGCCTTTCTTCGTGGTGACCATGGCTTCACAGAACGCTCCCGGGATCGCTACGCTGCAGGCGGCGGGTTACCGTGTCCCCACCTCACCGCTGATCGCCTGGACGGCGCTGACCGCGCTGCTGCTGGCGCCATTCGGCGGTTTCTCGGTGTGCATCGCCGCCATTACCGCCGCCATTTGCATGGGGCCGGACGTGCATCCCGATCCGCAGCGGCGCTATATGGGCGCGGTGGCCGCCGGCGGCTTTTACCTGCTGGCCGGGTTGTTCGGCGGCGCCATCGGCCTGCTGTTCAGCGCGTTGCCGGTCGCCTTGATCCACACCATCGCCGGGCTGGCGTTGCTCGGCACCATCGGCGGCAGCCTGCAACGCGCGCTGCATGATGAAAAACAGCGCGACGCGGCGCTGATCGCCTTCCTCATCACCGCCTCCGGCGTCACGCTGCTCGGCATCGGTTCTGCATTCTGGGGCATTGTCGGCGGCGCCATCGCTCATCTGCTGCTGTCGCTGCCGCGGCGAACCTCCGAGGCGTAA
- a CDS encoding cupin domain-containing protein, which produces MTEKAALLAQRLIRNVEQVEMKHDRRPPLYDSVGARLGTGTAADKLGASFDCVAPGMRSCPYHFHYAQEEMFIILEGSGTLRVAGEMLPIVSGDVIFIPPGPEYPHQIINTSDAPLKYLSVSTREQPELVMYPDSGKYQAMARSADGEQVRYLQRPSTSLDYWQDEP; this is translated from the coding sequence ATGACTGAGAAAGCCGCGCTGTTGGCTCAGCGCCTGATACGCAATGTCGAACAGGTAGAGATGAAACATGACCGGCGGCCGCCGTTGTATGACAGCGTCGGCGCCCGTCTCGGCACCGGCACCGCCGCCGACAAGCTGGGCGCCTCTTTCGATTGTGTGGCGCCGGGCATGCGTTCCTGCCCCTACCATTTTCACTACGCTCAGGAGGAAATGTTCATCATTCTGGAAGGCAGCGGTACGCTGCGGGTGGCAGGAGAAATGCTGCCGATCGTCAGCGGGGATGTCATTTTCATTCCGCCGGGCCCGGAATACCCGCACCAGATCATCAACACTTCCGATGCGCCGCTGAAGTACCTGTCCGTCAGCACGCGCGAACAGCCGGAGCTGGTGATGTACCCGGATTCCGGCAAATACCAGGCGATGGCGCGCAGCGCAGACGGCGAGCAGGTGCGCTACCTGCAGCGCCCTTCAACCTCGCTCGATTACTGGCAGGATGAACCCTGA
- a CDS encoding aminoglycoside phosphotransferase family protein encodes MFTPYLQRWQLEQDGKAFETHSSLLMPVRYRGEAAMLKIAREQEERFGGRLMCWWRGEGAALVLAWHDDGILLERAQGEGSLAQLVRDGDDEQATQILCRAIAALHAPREAPLPELIPLQEWFSSLWPAAQAHGGMLRLSATTAAELLSSPREESVLHGDIHHDNVLDFGERGWLAIDPKRLYGERGFDYANIFCNPNYGIATDPAIFQRRVEQVCRLAGLDRRRLLQWILAWSGLSAAWFMEDGQAADIDFRVAELAARALDIPLPDGDSGFILPVIERG; translated from the coding sequence ATTTTTACTCCCTACCTGCAACGCTGGCAACTGGAACAGGATGGCAAAGCCTTCGAAACCCACAGCAGTCTGCTGATGCCGGTGCGTTACCGGGGCGAGGCCGCCATGTTGAAGATCGCCCGCGAGCAGGAGGAGCGCTTCGGTGGCCGGCTCATGTGCTGGTGGCGCGGGGAAGGCGCCGCGCTGGTGCTGGCGTGGCACGACGACGGCATTCTGCTGGAGCGCGCGCAGGGCGAAGGTTCGTTGGCGCAGCTGGTGCGTGATGGCGACGATGAGCAGGCCACGCAGATCCTGTGCCGGGCGATCGCCGCCTTGCATGCGCCGCGAGAGGCACCGCTGCCCGAATTGATCCCGCTGCAGGAGTGGTTCAGCTCGCTGTGGCCGGCGGCGCAGGCGCACGGCGGCATGCTGCGTCTCAGCGCCACAACGGCGGCGGAATTGCTCAGCAGCCCGCGAGAAGAAAGCGTGCTGCACGGCGACATCCACCATGACAATGTGCTCGACTTTGGCGAACGCGGCTGGCTGGCGATCGACCCCAAGCGTTTGTACGGTGAACGGGGTTTCGATTACGCCAATATCTTCTGCAATCCCAACTACGGTATCGCCACCGATCCAGCCATTTTCCAGCGCCGCGTGGAACAGGTGTGCCGGTTGGCCGGGTTGGATCGCCGGCGCTTGCTGCAATGGATCCTGGCCTGGTCGGGGCTCTCCGCCGCCTGGTTCATGGAAGACGGGCAGGCGGCTGACATTGACTTTCGCGTGGCCGAACTGGCGGCGCGCGCGTTGGATATCCCGTTGCCGGACGGCGATTCAGGGTTCATCCTGCCAGTAATCGAGCGAGGTTGA
- a CDS encoding RidA family protein, whose product MTSLKRTNYPQLPTPGGPYVHAVRHGDRLYVSGLTAFATDAQGLSAPEQTQEILEQLATIAASEGVNLKALIKISVFLTDIADLAGVRPVLFDYFDGALPACSLMAVSALFSPAVCVEIEAVMALQ is encoded by the coding sequence ATGACATCATTAAAACGCACGAATTATCCGCAGTTGCCGACGCCGGGCGGCCCCTATGTGCATGCGGTGCGCCACGGCGATCGCTTATACGTTTCCGGATTGACGGCCTTCGCCACCGACGCTCAGGGGTTGAGCGCGCCGGAGCAAACGCAGGAGATCCTCGAACAGCTGGCCACCATTGCCGCCAGCGAAGGCGTCAACCTCAAGGCATTGATTAAAATCAGCGTGTTCCTGACCGACATCGCCGATCTGGCGGGCGTGCGCCCGGTGCTGTTTGACTATTTCGATGGCGCGCTGCCGGCCTGTTCACTGATGGCGGTCAGCGCGTTGTTCTCACCCGCGGTGTGTGTGGAAATAGAGGCGGTGATGGCGTTGCAGTAA
- a CDS encoding nuclear transport factor 2 family protein: MNDKTARPQDVVQQQLDAYNARDIEAFMACWADDAQYYEHPDTLLASGKAAIRERHLVRFQEPSLYGERIKRMAVGNMVVDQEVVTRNFPQGRGKMDVIAIYEVEQGRIAKAWFKIGPCVPDEGAL, encoded by the coding sequence ATGAACGATAAAACGGCACGCCCGCAGGATGTGGTTCAACAACAGCTTGACGCCTATAACGCCCGCGACATCGAGGCCTTTATGGCCTGCTGGGCGGACGACGCCCAGTATTACGAGCATCCAGACACGCTGCTGGCCAGCGGCAAGGCGGCGATCCGTGAACGGCATCTGGTGCGTTTCCAGGAGCCGAGTCTGTATGGCGAACGGATAAAACGCATGGCGGTAGGCAATATGGTGGTCGATCAGGAAGTGGTGACGCGCAATTTCCCGCAGGGGCGCGGCAAAATGGATGTCATCGCCATCTATGAAGTGGAACAGGGGCGGATCGCCAAAGCCTGGTTCAAGATCGGCCCCTGCGTGCCGGATGAGGGCGCGCTCTAG
- a CDS encoding nuclear transport factor 2 family protein, which yields MPTPLEIVRATYEGSSEENGRNLLAALAPDAEWTEAAGFPYAGTYIGPENIIKNVHQRLGSEWQGYRADVDHFYDAGDNVIAQGFYHGTYRATGKSFSASFAHIYTLRAGKIVKFVQIVDSAKVLEAMQP from the coding sequence ATGCCAACCCCTCTTGAAATAGTGCGCGCAACCTATGAAGGCAGCTCCGAAGAAAACGGCCGTAATCTGCTGGCGGCGCTGGCCCCCGATGCCGAGTGGACCGAAGCCGCCGGTTTCCCTTACGCCGGTACCTATATCGGCCCGGAGAACATCATCAAGAACGTGCATCAGCGCCTGGGCAGCGAATGGCAAGGTTACCGCGCCGACGTCGATCACTTTTACGACGCCGGCGACAATGTGATCGCTCAGGGTTTTTATCACGGCACCTACCGGGCCACCGGCAAATCCTTCAGCGCCTCTTTTGCGCATATTTATACGCTGCGCGCCGGCAAAATCGTGAAGTTCGTGCAGATCGTCGACAGTGCTAAAGTGCTGGAGGCGATGCAGCCTTAA